The nucleotide window GCTGCTGGTCGCGACTGACGGCTCGGGGCGCGTCCGGCGGCTGGCGCATCATCATTCGGTTTATCGCGACTACGCCGATTCGCCGCGCGCCAACCTGAGCCGCGACGGTCGCTTCGCCGCCTTCACGAGCAACTGGGGCTCGGCATCGCGCCGCGATGTCTTTGTCGTGCAGATTCCGCCGATGTCAGGGCGTGAGCAATATGAAACCACCGCGCCGCCGCCTGACACCCCGGCGAGCGCCGCGACGCGATTGCCCGCAAGCACCGCGCCCGCCCGCCCTGCCGCGCCGCGCCGCAATGTGGCCACTGTCACATCATCCGCCACGCCGGCAACCGCGAGCGAGACTCATTCGGGCGCGACACAGCCGGTGACATGGACAGGCTTATTGAATTGCGCCGTCAAGGGCAGCGGTCTGGAAAAGACGACCGGCAGCGATAGCCTGGCTGATGCTGAAGCGCGCTCCGAGCAGCGCCTGTCAAGCGGCAACGGCTACATCGAATTCACCGCGTCCGAGACCGACAAGACGCGCATGGTGGGGCTGACGCGCGACCCTTCGGAATTAAACTTTGCCAGCGTAGACTTCGCCATCAAGCTGACCGCCAAAGCGGTGGCCGAGATTCGCGAGAACAACGCCTATGCCGGCGAAACCCCATACGCCGCGGGCGACGTGTTTCGCATCGTCGTCGAAAACCACCAGGTGACCTACTACCAAAACGGCAAGCTCCTGTTCACCAGCCTGAACGCCGCCGCCGACACCCTCTTCGTCAAAGCGGTGCTCGTGCACCTCGGCGCGCGCGCCACGGACGTTCGCATCGCCATAGCGGGAAAGCCTGTCCCTTGAAATGGCCCGTCAGACACCGAGCAGTTTTCTTTCAACGCCTTTACACCTGTGCTATGCTACGCCCGCTTCAATGTGACGATCTTCTCAATGTGTGACCGTGCCAGGGGCCCGGTTTATTTTTGGTTTATCGTTTGTGCGAGTTGTCCGGGCGGGTTCAAGCCAATCGCTATTCACGCTGCTTGAGGCCAGACAATCGCATGAAGGAGGTTCTGCCATGCACTTCAACATAAAGACTCTACTGGTTGTCGGACTCCTGACCGCGAACCTGCTCTATGCCGGTCCCAGAGTCCAGACAGGCTCCGAACAACAAAAAGACCAGAAGGTGGTGGTTAGCGGCGTCGAAGTTCCGGTTGATGTCATCGTTCGAGACAAGGCCGGGCGTCCGGTCAAGGGGCTGACGGCTGCCGACTTCGAAGTTTATGAAAACGGCGTGCTTCAGCCGATCACCTCCGTCCGCCTGGTGACTCGTGAACTGGCCGAAGCCGAAACGGCAGCGAAAACCGCCACGCCATCTAAGCCGGTGAGCGGATCGCCGGCATCGAATGATGTTTTAGCCGGGATGACCACGACGGCCCTGATTTTTGATCGCCTGACTCCCGAAGGCCGCCCGCGGGCGCGCGACGCGGCGTTGAACTACGTCAATGAAAACATGAAGTCGGGCAGTCGCATGGGCGTCTACATCACCGGCCTCGCGCTGCAAGTCCTGCAACCTCCGACGCAAGACGCGCAACTCGTCAAGGCGGCTGTCGAGCGCACAGGTGAAGTCAGCGGGGCCATTTACCAAACCAACATACAAGAGTCCCGGCAGGTGAGAGACCAACTGTCCGGCTTCGTCCAGGGCTACAACCCGGCCGCCCGGCCCGAGGGCGACCCATTCTATCTGTCCAAAAAAGACATGCTGACGTTGCAGCTCCAACTGTCGGAAGGCTTCGAGGCGCTACAACGCGAACAGCAGGGACATGCGACGATCAACGGCCTGACTGCGGTCGTCAATTCGCTGCGGGCCATTCCGGGCCGCAAGGCGGTGATTTTTTTCTCGGAGGGGATCGCGCTGCCGTCGAACGTCGAACCGTTTATGCGCGCGCTCATCAGCACGGCCAATGCCGCCAACGTCAGCATCTATACGATTGACGCGGCGGGGCTGCGCGTCGAAAGCGCCCAGACCGAGACGAAAAAGGAGATCGAATCGCGAAGCAACTTGCGCATGACTGAGCTGGCGACCAGCGCGGATCACACCGGGCCGATGACGAAAGAGTTGGAGCGCAATGAAGATATTCTCAGGCTGGACCCGCGCAGCGGCCTCGGGCTACTGGCCGACCAGACGGGCGGCTTCCTGATTAATAACACTAATGATTTCAAGGGCCGCATGGGCCGCATCGACGAAGAGCTGCGCACCTATTACATGTTGAGCTACGCGCCCAAAGACCAGGCGGCAAACGGGCAGTTCCGCCGCATCGAAGTGAAAGTGAAACGGTCAGGCGTGACGGTGCAGGCTCGCAAAGGTTATTACGCCATCAATTCGGTGTTCGACTCGCCGGTGCTCGAATATGAAACCCCTGCCTTAGCGATTGCCGCCAGCGGTCGCGGGCCAAAAGACCTGCCTGTCCGCTCGTCGGCGATGAGCTTCCCCGAAACGACGCGCACCGGGCTGGTCACCGCTGTAGCCGAGGTTCCGATGCAAGCCCTCGCCATTCGCACGGATGAGAAAACGAAAACCTTTGCCACAGATTTCTCTGTCGTGATGACCTTCAAGAGCGCCGCCAACGACACGGTGACAAAGATGAGCCACCATTATGCGTTGACCGGCCCAATGGCCAACCTTGCCGCCCTGCAAAAACAGGACATCCAGTTTTACCGCGAGGGCGAGCTTGCGCCCGGTCGCTATCAGGTGCAGACGGTGGTTTACGATGCGTTGGCGAAAAAGGCAGGGGTTCTCGAAGGCACCTTTGAAGTGCCGGCGGCCAGTGACACGGACCTCCGGCTCAGTGACATTGTGTTCATCAAGCGTACCGAGCGTTTGAATGCTGAGGAACAGAAGACCTTCAATCCGTTTCACGTTGGCGAATTGCTGGCCTACCCGAATCTCGGCGAGGTCGTGTCAAAGGCAAAGTCCAAGCAGTTATCCTTCTTCTTCACGGCGTATGTGCCCAAGGGAAGCAGCGCCCCGCCGAAGTTGATGCTTGAGTTGTCGCAACAGGGGCAGACGCTGGCGCAACTCCCCGCCGAGCTGCCGGCTGCCGACGCCACAGGCCGCATTCAATTCGCCGGCGGCTTGCCGTTGGAGAGCATCCCGCCTGGCACATACGACTTGAAAGCCATTGTCACGAGCGGCGGCAAGAGCGTCGCGCGCTCCGCCCGCTTAGTCATTGAATAGACCCAGGCGGTAATCAAAGCCTTAACCGCCAAGACGCCAAGATCGCCAAGAGGACACAAAGCTCTTCTTGGCGATCTTGGCGTCTTGGCGGTTAAAATTCTTTCAAGCTCGGATAACGCTTCGCCGGGGTGCCGCGTCTTTATGGACGAGCGAGGCGGTGAATGAGCGCATTGGAGACGGCAGGCAAGGTATTGAGTCTGGCGAGTCTAATTCAACCCGCTGTGACGAGCGAGCCGGTCGCGTCTACGGAAGTCGCGCTGGTCGAAGCCGTGCGCGCCGGCGACCGCGAAGCCTTCGGGCGGCTCTATGCGCTGTACGCGCCGATGGTGCATGGCGTCTTGCTGGCGCGCGTGCCGTACCGCGACGTTGACGATCTGGTTCAGGATGTTTTTCTGTCGGCGCTCAAACGTCTCGGCTCGCTGCGCGAAGCGGCGGCCTTCGGCGGCTGGCTGGCAATGATCGCGCGCAACCGCGCCGTTGATTATTACCGCCGGGCGCACGAGACCGAAGAGTTGACAGACGAGATGCCGGTCACGAGCCACTGCGATACCGAAGCCGAGCACGAAGCGGCGCGCATGCTCGAAGTCGTGCGCGGCTTGCCCGAAGCCTATCGCGAAACGCTGGTCTTGCGACTGGTCGAAGGCATGACGGGGCCAGAGATTGCCGGGCGAACCGGCATGACACCGGCTTCGGTGCGCGTCAACCTGCATCGCGGCATGAAGTTGTTGCGCGAAAGGCTCGGTCTGGAGGAACGGGCATGAAAGACGATTATTTGTGGGATGGGTCGGGCGAGCCTGACCCGGACATCGAAGAGATTGAGAAGGCGCTCGGCAGCCTGCGCTTTCAGGCCCGCCCGCTGGATGCGCGCATCGAGCAACAGTTGAGCGCGCGCCGCCCGTTTTTTTGGCTCAAGTACGCCGCTGCCGCCGCGATACTCGTGATGGCTGTGGCCGCTGCGTGGCTGCTGCTCGCCCCCGGCAATCCGCCGCCGAGCGAGCTGCACGCCATCCTCAAGACGCCGGAAGCCGCGCCGCCGCCGCCAGGCCCAGTAATCAGTGACGCCGCGCCAGTCCATCCGCCGGTGACGGCTTCGGTTAATGCGCCGCCAGCCGGCAAGCGCAGTGCGGCTCCGGTTCATGTGCCAGATCATGTGAATGTCAGAAAGCATGCGCCGCAAGCAGAGCCCGATGTCATCCATCAACCGCCAACGAATGAGGCGGCCCCGGTCGCAAGCGAAGTGGCGATGGCTTCGCCCATCGCTAATCCGTTCGTTGATGCCGACACCGGTCGCCACATCGAGCGCGCGCAAATGCTGCTGCGCTCGTTCCGCAACAGCGAAGGGGGCAGCGCGTTCGATCTCGCTTACGAGCGGCAGAGCGCGCGGCGGTTGCTGGCTAACAACGTGCTGCTACGTCGCGCTGCCGAAGCTCGCGGCAACCTGCCGGTCGGCGATCTGCTCGGCAGCCTTGAACCGTTCCTGCTCGACATCGCCAATCTGGCGGACGCACCGGTGCCCGACGACGTGCGCACGATCAAAGCGCGCATGGAGAAGAAAGAGATCATCACCGCCTTGCAGGTCTATGCGGCACCGACCCTCAGCCGGGCGTTTTAATTCATCGAAGGAGCCATTATGTTTCGCAATTATCTGAATCAGATCAGCCGCCGAGGCACACGGACACGCAACCAGGAGAGCATTCCGACGCGGCGCTTTGCTGACGCCGCCCCGGCTTCACGCCGCATGGCGACCCGCCGCCCGAGCCTGGGCGCGCTCATTATGCTGGCGCTCGCCATCAACGGATTGTTTACGCTGGTCGGCATCATCCGCCCGGCGCGGGCTTACAATCAAGAGCTTGAGAAGCTCAACCGCTTCGTGCAGACCTCGAACGCTTCGAGCGACGAAGTGGCCATCTTCCGCCAGGGGCGCGACCTGATCGCCGACGAATCGTGGGAGAAGGCCGCCGAAAAGTTCGGCCAGTACATCGAGAGGTATCCGAAGGGCAAAGAGGTGGATGCGGCGCTCTACTGGCTCAGTTACGCGCAGGTCAAAGAAGAGAACTTTGACGCTGCCAACCGCACGATTGCGCGCCTGATGTCGCAGTTCCCGAACTCGCGCTGGCGGCGCGACGCCGAAGCCTTGCGCTTGCAGACGCCGACGCGCCAGCCGGTCGGCAACATTGACAACATCGAAGGCGATGAGACCAAAGCTATCGCTTTGCAGAGCCTCTTCATGGGCAATCCCGAACAGGGCGCGGTGCAGGCAGCGATCATCCTGCGCAACCCGAACGCCAGCCGCCACCTGAAAGAGATGGCGGTCTCCTTGCTCGGCCAGCACCGCTCGGCACAGGGCAAAGAGATGCTGGTTGACATTGCGCGCACCAACACAGATTCGCACCTGCGCAAGACGGCGATCTTCTGGCTCGGCCAGACCGGCGACGAGAACGTCCTCGACCTCCTGAAAGAATTCACCGCCTCGCCGGATGAAGAGGTCAGCAAAGCGGCGATCTTCGCCATCTCGCAACACAGCAGCCCGCGCGCCGATGCCCTGCTCACAGAGATGGCGAAGTCGGGCGCGTCGCGGCGGCTGCGCGAAGAAGCCATCTTCTGGGTCAGCCAGCGCGACAATCCGAGCAATGACCAGTTGCTCATGCAAATCTTTGACGCCGACCCGGACCCGCAGATTCGCAAGCGCGTCATCTTCGCGCTGACTCAGCGCCATTCGGATGCGGCGCGCGCCAAGCTCTTCGAGATCGCCCGCAGCGCCACTGACAAAGCGTCGCGCCAGGAAGCCATCTTCTGGGTCGGCCAGCGCGGCGGCGACCAGGCGGCGGACGAGCTGATCAGCCTCTACGACGGCGAGCGCGACACAGAGATTCGCAAGAAGATCATCTTCTCGCTCTCGCAGATGAACAATCAGAAGGCGCGCGCCAAGCTCATGGATATCGTGCGCAGCAGCGACGATACCCAGGTGCGCGGCGAAACCGTCTTCTGGCTGGCGCAGACCGGCGGCGAAAATACGGTGGATTTTCTCGGCCAGCTCTACGACGCGGAAAAGACGATTGAGGTGAAGAAGAAGATCATCTTCTCGCTCACCCAGGCGCGGGATAAGAAGGCGGCGCTGCATAAGCTGATGGCCATCGTCAAATCTGACGCCGCGCCGGAACTGCGCAAGGAAGCGGTCTTCTGGATCGGCCAGAGCCGCGACCCGGAAGCCATCAAGTTTCTCGAAGACCTGCTGAAGTAACGTTTAATTCATTACCGCCGATGTGACGCAAGCAGATCGCTTGCGCCGCACGGCCTGGCGCAAGCGATCCGCTTGCGCGTCAGGAAAAATTTGTCTATGCACACTTGAATCTCGCGCCAGTGTGCCGCCGGGGTTCACGCCATCGAAAGGAGATCATCATGAAAAAGATTCTTTACACCATCGCCCTGCTCTTCGTGGTCAGCCTGACGGTTGCCGATCACACTTACGCACAGCGCGGCAACTTCACGCCGGTTGATGGCGCGAGCCTGCGCGGCAAGCTCGACAACGCCATCAGCCGTGGCCGCGCGGCGCAATCGCGCTTCTGGGCCGGTTATCAATTCGACGTGCGCCCGGGCGTCTGCGTCGATCTCGAGTTCAACAACGATCACGGCGGCAAAACCATCGTTAACGGCATCGTCTATCAGAAAGGCCAGCGCATCGAGACGCGCAACCTCGGCGTCTTCATGCAGTATGACGCCGCCGGCACGACGCTTGAGCGCGTCGAGCTGTACAACCTCGACCGCGAGCATAGCTTCAGCGGCTACCCGGTCTACTGGATGGGCCGCGCCACCGCCGACGAAAGCCTGGCGCTGCTGCGCGGCATCGTTGACGGCAATAACTCGACGAAGACCGCCGAGAATGCCGTGATCTCTATTGCCATGCATGACGACGCGCGCATCGAGGGGATCATCGAAGGCTTCGCGCGCAACTCGACTAACAACAAGGTGCGCCAGTCGGCCGTCTTCTGGATGGGCCAGTTGCCGGGCAGCCACCCCTATCTCGGCGAAGTCGTCCGCAACGAGCAGGAGAATACCGAGCTGCGCAAGCAGGCGGCCTTCTCGCTCGGCATCAGCAGCGACCCGCAGGCAATGACCACCTTGCAGAGCATCTATGGCACGATCAACAACCACGAGGTGAAGAAGCAGATTATCTTCGCCGCCTTTGTCAATAAAGATAGGGATGGCGACGACGACCAGAAGCGAAGCGGCAGCGACGAGGGCACCAACTTTCTGATCCGCGTCGCCGAAAGCGACAGGGACAACGACCTGAAGAAGCAGGCGCTCTTCTGGGTCGGCCAGCGCGCCGGCCAGCGCTCGCTCGACGTGCTGGGCAAAACCGTCGAGAGCGAGGACGCCGACACAGACGTGCAGAAGCAGGCGGTCTTTGCCATCAGCCAGCGCCCGAGAGACGAAGCCGTGCCGCTGCTGATCAAGATCGCCAAAACCCACGCCAAGCCTGAAGTGCGCAAGCAGGCGATGTTCTGGCTCGGCCAGACCGGCGACCCGCGCGCCCTTGAATTCTTTAAAGAAGTATTATCGAAGTAGGCAAGATAAGCACGCATGCGCCGAGACACGCAGGAGGCGCGGAATTTTCTCCGTGCCTCCTGCGTGTCTCGGCATTCGTTTCGTTATTGCGGGTTGGGAAGCGGTCCCGTTGAGCCGCAGTTCGCCACGGCAAACGGCGCTTGCTGGATGGCGCACAGGAACGAATATTCTTTCTTGCTATTCGCCAGGCCGGTGTAGCCGTTGCCGAGCAGCCCGAAACTGTCTTCGGTGTTGAGCGACCAGTAAGTCCAGTTCAGGTACGACACAGGCACACCCGAATAGTTCCCCCCGCCGGTCACGTAGCTGCTCTGAATGAAGTTGACCATGTCGGTGAACCACTGGCCCTGCGAGCCCGCGCCCGCCGAGACGATGTCGGCGTCGGTCTTGCCCGTGCCGAACTCGCCGATCCACATCGGCGCTTGCGTATAGCCGCCGTGGCCGGTGTTGCCCCACGGGTAGGCCGTGTTGTTCGGGCCGACCGGGTTGACGCCGTTCGTCAAGTTGAGGTGCGCCCAGAACTTCTTCCAGATGTCGGCCAGGCTCGATGACGAGCAGCCGCTGAAGTAGCAGGTGCCGGCGTTGAACCACGGCTGCTGGTAAAGGCTCGGACCGTAGTCGTGCGCCGAGTAGACCACTTGATTATTCACCGCCGGGCCGAGGCCCGAAGCGCTGCCGCCGGCGTTCAAGACGATGGGCGCGCCGGGGTTGTTGGCATTGCCGTTGACGCCCAGCAGGTTGCCGCCATTCCAGTACCAATCATACGGCCCATTGGCCGGTGTCCCCGCGGCGGTCGGGAAGGTGCTGACGCCTTCGACAAAGATGAGCGGGTAGTCCCAACCGTTTCTGAAGGCTTCGCCGAAGATGGTGTCGCCGCAACGCTCCGCCGCCAGCCGCCAGTCATGACAACTCCCCGTCGCCACACAGGACGGCGTGAACGGATTCGGATTCGGGTTGGTCGCCGGCGAGATGCCGTCGCCGCTGCCCCAGGTCGCGCCACTCAGATAAGCCGTCCGCGAAGGGGTATGCGGTTCATTGCGCAGGTCATAACCCAACACAACGGGGAAGCCGTCCGAAGCCAGGTAATTGACAACGACCGTGTCGGTCGCGCCAAGCGTCTGCTTAATGCCGTGCGCCCACTGTTGGGCGCTCACCCAGTCGTTGATCCATTTCTGCTCGGTGTACGAGTTGCCGCCCGACGTGTAGTACCACAGCCCATTGCCTTCGGCGGAGTTGCCGGCTTCGGAGCGGTGGTTGTCGAGGATCACATGCAGGCCGAGGGAGCCGGCGTAGTTGACGATCATGGCCAACACGTCGCGCACGTGCTTGCCCTTGCAGCTCGCGCAGGC belongs to Blastocatellia bacterium and includes:
- a CDS encoding VWA domain-containing protein: MHFNIKTLLVVGLLTANLLYAGPRVQTGSEQQKDQKVVVSGVEVPVDVIVRDKAGRPVKGLTAADFEVYENGVLQPITSVRLVTRELAEAETAAKTATPSKPVSGSPASNDVLAGMTTTALIFDRLTPEGRPRARDAALNYVNENMKSGSRMGVYITGLALQVLQPPTQDAQLVKAAVERTGEVSGAIYQTNIQESRQVRDQLSGFVQGYNPAARPEGDPFYLSKKDMLTLQLQLSEGFEALQREQQGHATINGLTAVVNSLRAIPGRKAVIFFSEGIALPSNVEPFMRALISTANAANVSIYTIDAAGLRVESAQTETKKEIESRSNLRMTELATSADHTGPMTKELERNEDILRLDPRSGLGLLADQTGGFLINNTNDFKGRMGRIDEELRTYYMLSYAPKDQAANGQFRRIEVKVKRSGVTVQARKGYYAINSVFDSPVLEYETPALAIAASGRGPKDLPVRSSAMSFPETTRTGLVTAVAEVPMQALAIRTDEKTKTFATDFSVVMTFKSAANDTVTKMSHHYALTGPMANLAALQKQDIQFYREGELAPGRYQVQTVVYDALAKKAGVLEGTFEVPAASDTDLRLSDIVFIKRTERLNAEEQKTFNPFHVGELLAYPNLGEVVSKAKSKQLSFFFTAYVPKGSSAPPKLMLELSQQGQTLAQLPAELPAADATGRIQFAGGLPLESIPPGTYDLKAIVTSGGKSVARSARLVIE
- a CDS encoding sigma-70 family RNA polymerase sigma factor, whose translation is MSALETAGKVLSLASLIQPAVTSEPVASTEVALVEAVRAGDREAFGRLYALYAPMVHGVLLARVPYRDVDDLVQDVFLSALKRLGSLREAAAFGGWLAMIARNRAVDYYRRAHETEELTDEMPVTSHCDTEAEHEAARMLEVVRGLPEAYRETLVLRLVEGMTGPEIAGRTGMTPASVRVNLHRGMKLLRERLGLEERA
- a CDS encoding HEAT repeat domain-containing protein — encoded protein: MFRNYLNQISRRGTRTRNQESIPTRRFADAAPASRRMATRRPSLGALIMLALAINGLFTLVGIIRPARAYNQELEKLNRFVQTSNASSDEVAIFRQGRDLIADESWEKAAEKFGQYIERYPKGKEVDAALYWLSYAQVKEENFDAANRTIARLMSQFPNSRWRRDAEALRLQTPTRQPVGNIDNIEGDETKAIALQSLFMGNPEQGAVQAAIILRNPNASRHLKEMAVSLLGQHRSAQGKEMLVDIARTNTDSHLRKTAIFWLGQTGDENVLDLLKEFTASPDEEVSKAAIFAISQHSSPRADALLTEMAKSGASRRLREEAIFWVSQRDNPSNDQLLMQIFDADPDPQIRKRVIFALTQRHSDAARAKLFEIARSATDKASRQEAIFWVGQRGGDQAADELISLYDGERDTEIRKKIIFSLSQMNNQKARAKLMDIVRSSDDTQVRGETVFWLAQTGGENTVDFLGQLYDAEKTIEVKKKIIFSLTQARDKKAALHKLMAIVKSDAAPELRKEAVFWIGQSRDPEAIKFLEDLLK
- a CDS encoding HEAT repeat domain-containing protein; this encodes MKKILYTIALLFVVSLTVADHTYAQRGNFTPVDGASLRGKLDNAISRGRAAQSRFWAGYQFDVRPGVCVDLEFNNDHGGKTIVNGIVYQKGQRIETRNLGVFMQYDAAGTTLERVELYNLDREHSFSGYPVYWMGRATADESLALLRGIVDGNNSTKTAENAVISIAMHDDARIEGIIEGFARNSTNNKVRQSAVFWMGQLPGSHPYLGEVVRNEQENTELRKQAAFSLGISSDPQAMTTLQSIYGTINNHEVKKQIIFAAFVNKDRDGDDDQKRSGSDEGTNFLIRVAESDRDNDLKKQALFWVGQRAGQRSLDVLGKTVESEDADTDVQKQAVFAISQRPRDEAVPLLIKIAKTHAKPEVRKQAMFWLGQTGDPRALEFFKEVLSK
- a CDS encoding cellulase family glycosylhydrolase, which codes for MQIRSTVVSVAALLMLSFLMFESAEAVKAAGWSTNGPKIVNPAGGQFVIAGINWYGFETRDKTAHGLYAQDYAYIVNQIKQYGYNTIRIPFSNEMWDTDPIPNSNTSSACASCKGKHVRDVLAMIVNYAGSLGLHVILDNHRSEAGNSAEGNGLWYYTSGGNSYTEQKWINDWVSAQQWAHGIKQTLGATDTVVVNYLASDGFPVVLGYDLRNEPHTPSRTAYLSGATWGSGDGISPATNPNPNPFTPSCVATGSCHDWRLAAERCGDTIFGEAFRNGWDYPLIFVEGVSTFPTAAGTPANGPYDWYWNGGNLLGVNGNANNPGAPIVLNAGGSASGLGPAVNNQVVYSAHDYGPSLYQQPWFNAGTCYFSGCSSSSLADIWKKFWAHLNLTNGVNPVGPNNTAYPWGNTGHGGYTQAPMWIGEFGTGKTDADIVSAGAGSQGQWFTDMVNFIQSSYVTGGGNYSGVPVSYLNWTYWSLNTEDSFGLLGNGYTGLANSKKEYSFLCAIQQAPFAVANCGSTGPLPNPQ